In Dermacentor andersoni chromosome 4, qqDerAnde1_hic_scaffold, whole genome shotgun sequence, the following proteins share a genomic window:
- the LOC126537921 gene encoding fatty-acid amide hydrolase 2-A-like isoform X1: MASILETCRELLLELGVYLWCTVARLVFALWFFWKKPLPLPAATDKLLLRSATSLAADIRNGKIKSVDLVSAYIRRIREVQPVINAVVEERFEEALEDAKEVDRLVASGKMSASQMSEEKPLLGLPFTVKNSIAIKGLRQDAGSLFWRGRRAEEDAPSVALLRAAGAFPLALTNVPELCMWGDSQNLVDGCTRNPHDTRRSPGGSSGGEGSLLAAAGSLIGLGTDIAGSVRVPAAYCGVFSHKPTAGAVPNTGLLPHVGENLEEFNCVGPMARFAEDLPLMLNVLAGSATSRLRLNEQVNLKTLKLYYMDTEESLYISRVTSEARQAVRRVTQYLSGAHGLEAHRLHLPEMRFGMFVWFNVVGIKEPRPIAEMFRPGGFNILVELFRHLVGAGRHTLAALAISSMAPLCRFLSKQKAADYITSFEIARDRFEEALGDNGVLVLPAATSAAPFQNKDLLFFDSAGMTALFSLFKVPVSVCPVMLSAEKLPLCVQVVAKRGNDRLCLAVAREIENHFGRFDLSLKPQGRA; this comes from the exons ATGGCTTCCATCCTTGAAACCTGTCGTGAGCTGCTGTTGGAGTTGGGCGTGTACTTGTGGTGCACTGTGGCCAGGCTGGTGTTTGCACTATGGTTCTTCTGGAAAAAGCCTCTGCCATTGCCAGCTGCCACCGACAAGCTTCTGCTGCGTTCTGCTACATCTCTTGCGGCCGACATCAGAAATGGCAAG ATCAAAAGCGTCGACCTCGTCTCGGCCTACATCAGGCGCATCCGGGAGGTTCAGCCCGTCATCAACGCTGTCGTCGAGGAGAGGTTTGAGGAAGCACTCGAAGACGCCAAGGAGGTCGACCGACTGGTGGCATCGGGAAAGATGAGCGCCAGCCAAATGAGCGAAGAAAAGCCGTTGCTGGGGCTGCCGTTCACTGTCAAGAACAGCATTGCCATCAAAG GTTTGCGACAGGACGCGGGATCCCTTTTCTGGCGCGGACGGCGGGCCGAGGAGGACGCCCCAAGCGTGGCGTTGCTCCGGGCAGCCGGAGCCTTCCCGCTGGCGCTGACCAACGTGCCCGAACTGTGCATGTGGGGCGACTCGCAGAACCTGGTGGACGGCTGCACGCGGAACCCGCACGACACGCGCCGAAGCCCCGGTGGAAGCAGCG GTGGAGAGGGAAGCCTCCTGGCTGCAGCTGGCTCACTGATTGGCCTAGGCACAGACATCGCTGGAAGCGTGCGAGTACCAGCCGCCTACTGCGGGGTTTTCAGCCACAAGCCAACAGCCG GAGCGGTGCCCAACACAGGCCTGCTGCCACATGTTGGAGAAAATCTGGAAGAGTTCAACTGCGTGGGTCCCATGGCCAGGTTCGCGGAGGATTTACCGCTGATGCTCAACGTTCTGGCAGGAAGTGCGACCAGCAGGCTTAGACTAAATGAACAG gtAAATCTGAAGACGCTGAAGTTGTATTACATGGATACAGAAGAAAGCCTTTACATCAGCCGTGTGACGTCTGAGGCTCGCCAAGCAGTTAGACGG GTGACCCAGTACCTGAGTGGGGCGCATGGGCTCGAAGCGCATCGGCTGCATCTGCCCGAGATGCGATTTGGCATGTTTGTATGGTTCAACGTGGTTGGCATCAAAGAGCCTAGACCTATAGCCGAGATGTTCCGTCCCGGTGGCTTCAATATCTTAGTCGAACTGTTCCGCCACCTAGTGGGCGCTGGCCGGCACACACTTGCTGCGTTGGCCATCTCCAGCATGGCGCCGCTTTGTCGCTTCCTTTCGAAGCAGAAGGCTGCAGACTACATCACCTCCTTCGAAATCGCCCGCGACCGGTTCGAGGAGGCGCTGGGAGACAACGGAGTGCTTGTCCTCCCCGCGGCCACCAGCGCTGCCCCGTTCCAGAATAAGGACTTGCTATTCTTTGATTCGGCGGGCATGACGGCACTGTTTAGCTTGTTCAAGGTGCCCGTATCAGTGTGCCCCGTAATGCTGTCAGCGGAGAAGTTGCCATTGTGTGTCCAGGTGGTGGCGAAGAGGGGAAACGACAGGCTATGTTTGGCTGTCGCCAGGGAGATCGAGAACCACTTTGGTAGATTTGATCTTTCATTGAAACCGCAAGGGCGAGCCTGA
- the LOC126537921 gene encoding fatty-acid amide hydrolase 2-A-like isoform X2: MASILETCRELLLELGVYLWCTVARLVFALWFFWKKPLPLPAATDKLLLRSATSLAADIRNGKIKSVDLVSAYIRRIREVQPVINAVVEERFEEALEDAKEVDRLVASGKMSASQMSEEKPLLGLPFTVKNSIAIKGLRQDAGSLFWRGRRAEEDAPSVALLRAAGAFPLALTNVPELCMWGDSQNLVDGCTRNPHDTRRSPGGSSGGEGSLLAAAGSLIGLGTDIAGSVRVPAAYCGVFSHKPTAGAVPNTGLLPHVGENLEEFNCVGPMARFAEDLPLMLNVLAGSATSRLRLNEQVTQYLSGAHGLEAHRLHLPEMRFGMFVWFNVVGIKEPRPIAEMFRPGGFNILVELFRHLVGAGRHTLAALAISSMAPLCRFLSKQKAADYITSFEIARDRFEEALGDNGVLVLPAATSAAPFQNKDLLFFDSAGMTALFSLFKVPVSVCPVMLSAEKLPLCVQVVAKRGNDRLCLAVAREIENHFGRFDLSLKPQGRA; this comes from the exons ATGGCTTCCATCCTTGAAACCTGTCGTGAGCTGCTGTTGGAGTTGGGCGTGTACTTGTGGTGCACTGTGGCCAGGCTGGTGTTTGCACTATGGTTCTTCTGGAAAAAGCCTCTGCCATTGCCAGCTGCCACCGACAAGCTTCTGCTGCGTTCTGCTACATCTCTTGCGGCCGACATCAGAAATGGCAAG ATCAAAAGCGTCGACCTCGTCTCGGCCTACATCAGGCGCATCCGGGAGGTTCAGCCCGTCATCAACGCTGTCGTCGAGGAGAGGTTTGAGGAAGCACTCGAAGACGCCAAGGAGGTCGACCGACTGGTGGCATCGGGAAAGATGAGCGCCAGCCAAATGAGCGAAGAAAAGCCGTTGCTGGGGCTGCCGTTCACTGTCAAGAACAGCATTGCCATCAAAG GTTTGCGACAGGACGCGGGATCCCTTTTCTGGCGCGGACGGCGGGCCGAGGAGGACGCCCCAAGCGTGGCGTTGCTCCGGGCAGCCGGAGCCTTCCCGCTGGCGCTGACCAACGTGCCCGAACTGTGCATGTGGGGCGACTCGCAGAACCTGGTGGACGGCTGCACGCGGAACCCGCACGACACGCGCCGAAGCCCCGGTGGAAGCAGCG GTGGAGAGGGAAGCCTCCTGGCTGCAGCTGGCTCACTGATTGGCCTAGGCACAGACATCGCTGGAAGCGTGCGAGTACCAGCCGCCTACTGCGGGGTTTTCAGCCACAAGCCAACAGCCG GAGCGGTGCCCAACACAGGCCTGCTGCCACATGTTGGAGAAAATCTGGAAGAGTTCAACTGCGTGGGTCCCATGGCCAGGTTCGCGGAGGATTTACCGCTGATGCTCAACGTTCTGGCAGGAAGTGCGACCAGCAGGCTTAGACTAAATGAACAG GTGACCCAGTACCTGAGTGGGGCGCATGGGCTCGAAGCGCATCGGCTGCATCTGCCCGAGATGCGATTTGGCATGTTTGTATGGTTCAACGTGGTTGGCATCAAAGAGCCTAGACCTATAGCCGAGATGTTCCGTCCCGGTGGCTTCAATATCTTAGTCGAACTGTTCCGCCACCTAGTGGGCGCTGGCCGGCACACACTTGCTGCGTTGGCCATCTCCAGCATGGCGCCGCTTTGTCGCTTCCTTTCGAAGCAGAAGGCTGCAGACTACATCACCTCCTTCGAAATCGCCCGCGACCGGTTCGAGGAGGCGCTGGGAGACAACGGAGTGCTTGTCCTCCCCGCGGCCACCAGCGCTGCCCCGTTCCAGAATAAGGACTTGCTATTCTTTGATTCGGCGGGCATGACGGCACTGTTTAGCTTGTTCAAGGTGCCCGTATCAGTGTGCCCCGTAATGCTGTCAGCGGAGAAGTTGCCATTGTGTGTCCAGGTGGTGGCGAAGAGGGGAAACGACAGGCTATGTTTGGCTGTCGCCAGGGAGATCGAGAACCACTTTGGTAGATTTGATCTTTCATTGAAACCGCAAGGGCGAGCCTGA